Proteins co-encoded in one Hymenobacter swuensis DY53 genomic window:
- a CDS encoding CCA tRNA nucleotidyltransferase has protein sequence MKQPQLPDLPLFRTIADAAGALGYPAYVIGGFVRDLVLERGSKDVDVVCVGDGIALAQEVGRRLPGRPRVTVFKNFGTAMLPTPEIEVEFVGARKESYRAESRKPEVEAGTLEDDLARRDFTINALGLSLNPENFGELVDRYDGMGDLQRKLIRTPLDPDITFSDDPLRMLRAIRFATQLNFDIEPDTFDALARNKERIKIISQERITTELNKIIMAPKPSYGFKLLFSCGLLQLIFPKMAQLQGVEKVGQHAHKDNFYHTLQVLDNVVAAGGDLWLRWAAILHDIAKPATKRYDKRVGWTFHGHEDKGARWVPGIFTDLKLPLGEEMRQVQKLVRLHLRPIALVKEIVTDSAVRRLLFEAGDDVDRLMLLCRADITSKDHQRVARYLRNFDVVEEKLKEVEEKDHLRNFKPVITGEIIMETFGLRPSREVGELKEALLEAILEGKVRNEYDEAFALLLELGKQKGLSAVPK, from the coding sequence ATGAAACAGCCCCAACTGCCTGATTTGCCCTTGTTCCGTACCATTGCTGATGCCGCCGGCGCGCTGGGCTACCCAGCCTACGTGATTGGGGGCTTCGTGCGTGACTTGGTACTGGAACGGGGCAGCAAAGACGTGGACGTGGTGTGTGTGGGGGACGGTATTGCGCTGGCCCAGGAGGTTGGGCGCCGCCTGCCTGGCCGGCCCCGCGTGACGGTGTTCAAGAACTTCGGGACGGCCATGCTGCCCACGCCCGAAATCGAAGTGGAATTTGTAGGAGCTCGCAAGGAAAGCTACCGCGCCGAAAGTCGCAAGCCCGAGGTGGAAGCCGGTACCTTGGAAGACGACCTGGCCCGCCGCGACTTCACCATCAATGCCCTGGGCCTGAGTTTGAACCCAGAGAACTTCGGGGAACTGGTGGACCGCTACGACGGCATGGGCGACCTGCAGCGCAAGCTCATCCGCACGCCGCTCGACCCCGACATTACCTTTTCCGACGACCCATTGCGCATGCTGCGGGCCATCCGGTTTGCCACTCAGCTTAACTTCGATATCGAACCCGATACGTTTGACGCGCTGGCCCGCAACAAGGAGCGCATCAAGATCATCTCGCAGGAGCGGATTACCACCGAGCTGAACAAGATTATTATGGCTCCGAAGCCGAGCTACGGCTTCAAGCTGCTGTTTAGCTGCGGGCTGCTACAGCTCATCTTCCCGAAGATGGCGCAGTTGCAGGGCGTGGAAAAAGTGGGTCAGCACGCGCACAAGGATAACTTTTACCACACGCTGCAGGTGCTCGATAATGTGGTGGCGGCTGGTGGCGACCTGTGGCTGCGCTGGGCCGCCATCCTGCACGACATTGCCAAACCCGCCACCAAACGCTACGACAAGCGCGTGGGCTGGACCTTCCACGGCCACGAGGACAAGGGTGCGCGCTGGGTGCCCGGCATCTTTACCGACCTGAAGTTGCCGTTGGGCGAGGAAATGCGTCAGGTGCAAAAGCTGGTGCGGCTGCATTTGCGGCCCATTGCGCTGGTCAAGGAAATCGTGACGGACTCGGCCGTGCGCCGCCTGCTGTTTGAGGCCGGCGACGACGTGGACCGCCTGATGCTGTTGTGCCGGGCCGATATTACCAGCAAGGACCACCAGCGCGTGGCTCGCTACCTGCGCAATTTTGATGTGGTGGAGGAGAAGTTGAAAGAGGTGGAGGAAAAAGACCACCTGCGCAACTTTAAGCCCGTCATCACCGGCGAAATTATCATGGAAACCTTTGGGCTGCGGCCCAGCCGGGAGGTGGGCGAGTTGAAGGAGGCGCTACTGGAAGCCATCCTGGAAGGCAAAGTGCGCAACGAGTACGACGAGGCCTTTGCACTGTTGCTAGAACTGGGAAAGCAGAAAGGGCTGAGCGCCGTACCGAAGTAG